A window from Athalia rosae chromosome 5, iyAthRosa1.1, whole genome shotgun sequence encodes these proteins:
- the LOC105690175 gene encoding histidine--tRNA ligase isoform X4, with protein sequence MTLKTLTKSAPQIAEEVAKLLDLKAQLGDENAGPQKLILKTPKGTRDYNPEQMALRLGVLEKIVAIFKRHGAETIDTPIFELKEVLTGKYGEDSKLIYDLKDQGGEILALRYDLTVPFARYLAMGKVSTIKRYHIAKVYRRDNPAMTKGRYREFYQCDFDIAGQYDPMIPDAECVRVVSEALTSLDLGPYVIKLNHRSLLDGIFAACGVPQEKFRSICSAVDKLDKSPWEEVRKEMIEEKQLDGDIADKIGSYVSKKGGIELIEQLRSDAILMNQPAAVSGLDSMALLLKYCEIYKLSDKIVFDLSLARGLDYYTGVIYEAILTGDGIGVGSVAGGGRYDNLVGMFDSKKKQVPCVGVSLGVERIFSVIESKLANKGQKIRTAEVEVFVASAQKNLHEQRMGVLSELWEAGLKAEQSYKKSPKLLAQLQHCEDSGIPLVVILGEGELARGEVTLREVATRAERAVPRANLVEEIRKWLSNPVSPP encoded by the exons ATGACCCTAAAAACATTGACAAAAAG TGCCCCACAG ATAGCAGAGGAGGTGGCAAAGTTACTAGACTTGAAAGCACAATTAGGTGATGAGAATGCAGGTCCTCAAAAACTCATTCTCAAGACCCCGAAGGGGACCAGAGATTACAATCCAGAACAAATGGCACTAAGATTGGGAGTATTAGAAAAAATAGTTGCAATATTTAAACGCCATGGAGCGGAAACAATCGATACACCTATATTTGAATTGAAG GAAGTTCTTACTGGTAAATATGGAGAAGATTCAAAACTCATCTATGACTTGAAAGACCAAGGTGGAGAAATTTTAGCTCTGAGGTATGATCTGACTGTTCCATTTGCCAGGTACTTGGCAATGGGCAAAGTTTCTACGATCAAAAGGTACCACATTGCCAAAGTTTACCGTAGAGACAATCCTGCTATGACCAAGGGCAGGTACCGTGAATTCTACCAATGT gatTTTGATATAGCAGGTCAATATGATCCTATGATCCCTGACGCAGAATGTGTTAGAGTCGTATCAGAAGCTCTGACTTCTCTAGATCTAGGACCTTATGTTATAAAGTTGAATCATCGTTCTCTTCTTGACGGTATTTTTGCTGCATGCGGTGTGCCACAAGAGAAATTCCGAAGCATCTGCTCAGCGGTAGATAAATTGGACAAGAGTCCTTGGGAGGAAGTTCGGAAAGAAATGATTGAAGAGAAACAATTGGATGGAGATATCGCTGACAAAATTGGTAGTTATGTATCTAAAAAAGGTGGTATCGAACTCATCGAGCAACTACGCAGTGATGCGATTCTGATGAACCAACCCGCTGCTGTGAGTGGACTCGATTCCATGGCACTGCTGCTCAAGTATTGTGAAATCTATAAACTGTCCGACAAAATTGTTTTCGACCTAAGCTTAGCCAGGGGACTCGACTACTACACCGGCGTTATTTACGAGGCTATCTTGACCG GTGATGGCATTGGCGTGGGAAGCGTAGCTGGTGGTGGTCGCTACGACAATCTCGTAGGGATgtttgattcgaaaaagaaacaagttCCTTGTGTTGGAGTGTCTCTTGGGgtggaaagaattttcagtGTGATTGAGTCAAAACTAGCGAACAAAGGACAGAAGATTCGCACCGCAGAGGTCGAAGTCTTTGTGGCTAGTGCACAGAAGAACTTACACGAACAACGAATGGGTGTTCTCTCCGAACTATGGGAGGCAGGATTGAAAGCTGAACAATCGTACAAAAAAAGTCCTAAGCTATTAGCCCAGTTGCAGCATTGCGAAGACAGTGGAATCCCATTGGTCGTAATACTTGGAGAGGGGGAACTAGCGCGAGGAGAAGTTACGCTGCGAGAAGTTGCTACGAGAGCTGAACGAGCAGTTCCAAGGGCTAACCTCGTtgaggaaataagaaaatggcTGTCAAATCCGGTCTCACCACCGTAA
- the LOC105690175 gene encoding histidine--tRNA ligase isoform X2, which translates to MSDETRTKLLDLIKDQGEVVRKLKAAKAESAKIAEEVAKLLDLKAQLGDENAGPQKLILKTPKGTRDYNPEQMALRLGVLEKIVAIFKRHGAETIDTPIFELKEVLTGKYGEDSKLIYDLKDQGGEILALRYDLTVPFARYLAMGKVSTIKRYHIAKVYRRDNPAMTKGRYREFYQCDFDIAGQYDPMIPDAECVRVVSEALTSLDLGPYVIKLNHRSLLDGIFAACGVPQEKFRSICSAVDKLDKSPWEEVRKEMIEEKQLDGDIADKIGSYVSKKGGIELIEQLRSDAILMNQPAAVSGLDSMALLLKYCEIYKLSDKIVFDLSLARGLDYYTGVIYEAILTGDGIGVGSVAGGGRYDNLVGMFDSKKKQVPCVGVSLGVERIFSVIESKLANKGQKIRTAEVEVFVASAQKNLHEQRMGVLSELWEAGLKAEQSYKKSPKLLAQLQHCEDSGIPLVVILGEGELARGEVTLREVATRAERAVPRANLVEEIRKWLSNPVSPP; encoded by the exons ATGTCTGATGAAACAAGAACAAAACTTCTAGATCTTATCAAAGATCAGGGAGAAGTAGTGCGAAAATTGAAAGCAGCTAAAGCTGAAAGTGCCAAG ATAGCAGAGGAGGTGGCAAAGTTACTAGACTTGAAAGCACAATTAGGTGATGAGAATGCAGGTCCTCAAAAACTCATTCTCAAGACCCCGAAGGGGACCAGAGATTACAATCCAGAACAAATGGCACTAAGATTGGGAGTATTAGAAAAAATAGTTGCAATATTTAAACGCCATGGAGCGGAAACAATCGATACACCTATATTTGAATTGAAG GAAGTTCTTACTGGTAAATATGGAGAAGATTCAAAACTCATCTATGACTTGAAAGACCAAGGTGGAGAAATTTTAGCTCTGAGGTATGATCTGACTGTTCCATTTGCCAGGTACTTGGCAATGGGCAAAGTTTCTACGATCAAAAGGTACCACATTGCCAAAGTTTACCGTAGAGACAATCCTGCTATGACCAAGGGCAGGTACCGTGAATTCTACCAATGT gatTTTGATATAGCAGGTCAATATGATCCTATGATCCCTGACGCAGAATGTGTTAGAGTCGTATCAGAAGCTCTGACTTCTCTAGATCTAGGACCTTATGTTATAAAGTTGAATCATCGTTCTCTTCTTGACGGTATTTTTGCTGCATGCGGTGTGCCACAAGAGAAATTCCGAAGCATCTGCTCAGCGGTAGATAAATTGGACAAGAGTCCTTGGGAGGAAGTTCGGAAAGAAATGATTGAAGAGAAACAATTGGATGGAGATATCGCTGACAAAATTGGTAGTTATGTATCTAAAAAAGGTGGTATCGAACTCATCGAGCAACTACGCAGTGATGCGATTCTGATGAACCAACCCGCTGCTGTGAGTGGACTCGATTCCATGGCACTGCTGCTCAAGTATTGTGAAATCTATAAACTGTCCGACAAAATTGTTTTCGACCTAAGCTTAGCCAGGGGACTCGACTACTACACCGGCGTTATTTACGAGGCTATCTTGACCG GTGATGGCATTGGCGTGGGAAGCGTAGCTGGTGGTGGTCGCTACGACAATCTCGTAGGGATgtttgattcgaaaaagaaacaagttCCTTGTGTTGGAGTGTCTCTTGGGgtggaaagaattttcagtGTGATTGAGTCAAAACTAGCGAACAAAGGACAGAAGATTCGCACCGCAGAGGTCGAAGTCTTTGTGGCTAGTGCACAGAAGAACTTACACGAACAACGAATGGGTGTTCTCTCCGAACTATGGGAGGCAGGATTGAAAGCTGAACAATCGTACAAAAAAAGTCCTAAGCTATTAGCCCAGTTGCAGCATTGCGAAGACAGTGGAATCCCATTGGTCGTAATACTTGGAGAGGGGGAACTAGCGCGAGGAGAAGTTACGCTGCGAGAAGTTGCTACGAGAGCTGAACGAGCAGTTCCAAGGGCTAACCTCGTtgaggaaataagaaaatggcTGTCAAATCCGGTCTCACCACCGTAA
- the LOC105690175 gene encoding histidine--tRNA ligase isoform X1, translating to MSDETRTKLLDLIKDQGEVVRKLKAAKAESAKGLPDLIDLNSELADLNEELANVSFVCNWQPTSKDIELFDACSNYEYGKLCKLPHLKRWFDHLQSYSEAERLTFPLPCRITSSSFPMSSSLVEKVERLTGTCNNDPKNIDKKIAEEVAKLLDLKAQLGDENAGPQKLILKTPKGTRDYNPEQMALRLGVLEKIVAIFKRHGAETIDTPIFELKEVLTGKYGEDSKLIYDLKDQGGEILALRYDLTVPFARYLAMGKVSTIKRYHIAKVYRRDNPAMTKGRYREFYQCDFDIAGQYDPMIPDAECVRVVSEALTSLDLGPYVIKLNHRSLLDGIFAACGVPQEKFRSICSAVDKLDKSPWEEVRKEMIEEKQLDGDIADKIGSYVSKKGGIELIEQLRSDAILMNQPAAVSGLDSMALLLKYCEIYKLSDKIVFDLSLARGLDYYTGVIYEAILTGDGIGVGSVAGGGRYDNLVGMFDSKKKQVPCVGVSLGVERIFSVIESKLANKGQKIRTAEVEVFVASAQKNLHEQRMGVLSELWEAGLKAEQSYKKSPKLLAQLQHCEDSGIPLVVILGEGELARGEVTLREVATRAERAVPRANLVEEIRKWLSNPVSPP from the exons ATGTCTGATGAAACAAGAACAAAACTTCTAGATCTTATCAAAGATCAGGGAGAAGTAGTGCGAAAATTGAAAGCAGCTAAAGCTGAAAGTGCCAAG GGATTACCAGATTTGATAGATTTAAATTCTGAGCTAGCTGATTTGAATGAAGAGCTCGCTAATGTGAGCTTTGTCTGCAATTGGCAACCAACTTCAAAGGATATTGAACTGTTTGATGCTTGTAGCAATTACGAGTATGGCAAGCTATGCAAATTACCACACTTAAAAAGATGGTTTGACCATCTCCAAAGCTACTCCGAAGCTGAACGTCTTACCTTCCCTTTACCATGCCGTATTACTTCTTCCTCATTTCCTATGTCTTCTTCTTTGGTGGAGAAAGTTGAGCGCTTGACTGGCACCTGTAACAATGACCCTAAAAACATTGACAAAAAG ATAGCAGAGGAGGTGGCAAAGTTACTAGACTTGAAAGCACAATTAGGTGATGAGAATGCAGGTCCTCAAAAACTCATTCTCAAGACCCCGAAGGGGACCAGAGATTACAATCCAGAACAAATGGCACTAAGATTGGGAGTATTAGAAAAAATAGTTGCAATATTTAAACGCCATGGAGCGGAAACAATCGATACACCTATATTTGAATTGAAG GAAGTTCTTACTGGTAAATATGGAGAAGATTCAAAACTCATCTATGACTTGAAAGACCAAGGTGGAGAAATTTTAGCTCTGAGGTATGATCTGACTGTTCCATTTGCCAGGTACTTGGCAATGGGCAAAGTTTCTACGATCAAAAGGTACCACATTGCCAAAGTTTACCGTAGAGACAATCCTGCTATGACCAAGGGCAGGTACCGTGAATTCTACCAATGT gatTTTGATATAGCAGGTCAATATGATCCTATGATCCCTGACGCAGAATGTGTTAGAGTCGTATCAGAAGCTCTGACTTCTCTAGATCTAGGACCTTATGTTATAAAGTTGAATCATCGTTCTCTTCTTGACGGTATTTTTGCTGCATGCGGTGTGCCACAAGAGAAATTCCGAAGCATCTGCTCAGCGGTAGATAAATTGGACAAGAGTCCTTGGGAGGAAGTTCGGAAAGAAATGATTGAAGAGAAACAATTGGATGGAGATATCGCTGACAAAATTGGTAGTTATGTATCTAAAAAAGGTGGTATCGAACTCATCGAGCAACTACGCAGTGATGCGATTCTGATGAACCAACCCGCTGCTGTGAGTGGACTCGATTCCATGGCACTGCTGCTCAAGTATTGTGAAATCTATAAACTGTCCGACAAAATTGTTTTCGACCTAAGCTTAGCCAGGGGACTCGACTACTACACCGGCGTTATTTACGAGGCTATCTTGACCG GTGATGGCATTGGCGTGGGAAGCGTAGCTGGTGGTGGTCGCTACGACAATCTCGTAGGGATgtttgattcgaaaaagaaacaagttCCTTGTGTTGGAGTGTCTCTTGGGgtggaaagaattttcagtGTGATTGAGTCAAAACTAGCGAACAAAGGACAGAAGATTCGCACCGCAGAGGTCGAAGTCTTTGTGGCTAGTGCACAGAAGAACTTACACGAACAACGAATGGGTGTTCTCTCCGAACTATGGGAGGCAGGATTGAAAGCTGAACAATCGTACAAAAAAAGTCCTAAGCTATTAGCCCAGTTGCAGCATTGCGAAGACAGTGGAATCCCATTGGTCGTAATACTTGGAGAGGGGGAACTAGCGCGAGGAGAAGTTACGCTGCGAGAAGTTGCTACGAGAGCTGAACGAGCAGTTCCAAGGGCTAACCTCGTtgaggaaataagaaaatggcTGTCAAATCCGGTCTCACCACCGTAA
- the LOC105690175 gene encoding histidine--tRNA ligase isoform X3: MFRLMRINIFFAARQFHSSTTASAPQIAEEVAKLLDLKAQLGDENAGPQKLILKTPKGTRDYNPEQMALRLGVLEKIVAIFKRHGAETIDTPIFELKEVLTGKYGEDSKLIYDLKDQGGEILALRYDLTVPFARYLAMGKVSTIKRYHIAKVYRRDNPAMTKGRYREFYQCDFDIAGQYDPMIPDAECVRVVSEALTSLDLGPYVIKLNHRSLLDGIFAACGVPQEKFRSICSAVDKLDKSPWEEVRKEMIEEKQLDGDIADKIGSYVSKKGGIELIEQLRSDAILMNQPAAVSGLDSMALLLKYCEIYKLSDKIVFDLSLARGLDYYTGVIYEAILTGDGIGVGSVAGGGRYDNLVGMFDSKKKQVPCVGVSLGVERIFSVIESKLANKGQKIRTAEVEVFVASAQKNLHEQRMGVLSELWEAGLKAEQSYKKSPKLLAQLQHCEDSGIPLVVILGEGELARGEVTLREVATRAERAVPRANLVEEIRKWLSNPVSPP, translated from the exons ATGTTTCGTCTGATGCGCATCAATATCTTCTTTGCGGCACGGCAATTTCATTCATCGACAACGGCCAGTGCCCCACAG ATAGCAGAGGAGGTGGCAAAGTTACTAGACTTGAAAGCACAATTAGGTGATGAGAATGCAGGTCCTCAAAAACTCATTCTCAAGACCCCGAAGGGGACCAGAGATTACAATCCAGAACAAATGGCACTAAGATTGGGAGTATTAGAAAAAATAGTTGCAATATTTAAACGCCATGGAGCGGAAACAATCGATACACCTATATTTGAATTGAAG GAAGTTCTTACTGGTAAATATGGAGAAGATTCAAAACTCATCTATGACTTGAAAGACCAAGGTGGAGAAATTTTAGCTCTGAGGTATGATCTGACTGTTCCATTTGCCAGGTACTTGGCAATGGGCAAAGTTTCTACGATCAAAAGGTACCACATTGCCAAAGTTTACCGTAGAGACAATCCTGCTATGACCAAGGGCAGGTACCGTGAATTCTACCAATGT gatTTTGATATAGCAGGTCAATATGATCCTATGATCCCTGACGCAGAATGTGTTAGAGTCGTATCAGAAGCTCTGACTTCTCTAGATCTAGGACCTTATGTTATAAAGTTGAATCATCGTTCTCTTCTTGACGGTATTTTTGCTGCATGCGGTGTGCCACAAGAGAAATTCCGAAGCATCTGCTCAGCGGTAGATAAATTGGACAAGAGTCCTTGGGAGGAAGTTCGGAAAGAAATGATTGAAGAGAAACAATTGGATGGAGATATCGCTGACAAAATTGGTAGTTATGTATCTAAAAAAGGTGGTATCGAACTCATCGAGCAACTACGCAGTGATGCGATTCTGATGAACCAACCCGCTGCTGTGAGTGGACTCGATTCCATGGCACTGCTGCTCAAGTATTGTGAAATCTATAAACTGTCCGACAAAATTGTTTTCGACCTAAGCTTAGCCAGGGGACTCGACTACTACACCGGCGTTATTTACGAGGCTATCTTGACCG GTGATGGCATTGGCGTGGGAAGCGTAGCTGGTGGTGGTCGCTACGACAATCTCGTAGGGATgtttgattcgaaaaagaaacaagttCCTTGTGTTGGAGTGTCTCTTGGGgtggaaagaattttcagtGTGATTGAGTCAAAACTAGCGAACAAAGGACAGAAGATTCGCACCGCAGAGGTCGAAGTCTTTGTGGCTAGTGCACAGAAGAACTTACACGAACAACGAATGGGTGTTCTCTCCGAACTATGGGAGGCAGGATTGAAAGCTGAACAATCGTACAAAAAAAGTCCTAAGCTATTAGCCCAGTTGCAGCATTGCGAAGACAGTGGAATCCCATTGGTCGTAATACTTGGAGAGGGGGAACTAGCGCGAGGAGAAGTTACGCTGCGAGAAGTTGCTACGAGAGCTGAACGAGCAGTTCCAAGGGCTAACCTCGTtgaggaaataagaaaatggcTGTCAAATCCGGTCTCACCACCGTAA